The sequence below is a genomic window from Providencia rettgeri.
TATTCGTGTTGGCCCAAAATCATAAGCGCTTTCGTGATAAGAGCCTATCGGAAGAAAAATAAAATCCCCTCGCTCTAATAAAACTTTTTTTCCATTAATTATTTGGTAACAACGACCCGTTAAAACGATCATATACTCATAATAATCATGTTGATGCAGTCCACTTGCACTCTCAACTTTATTATAAATAAAGACATGAAAGGTTTTATTATTAAAAAGCTCACTTTCTTGAACTAGTTTAACTTCAGCATTAGTGTCGGTTCTATTCATCAGTGCCTGCATCATGGCTCCCTCTCTAATGGTTTAATTTTTCATGTAACTCAATTAACTCTGTAATTAATTCACGGGCTAACATGGCATTCATTAAATGATCTTGTGCATGAACAAGGACTAAGCTAACTTTGATCCGTCCTTCCCCCATATCACTTTCAATCAATTGAGTTTGCACTTTATGCGCCTCATTCAGCGAAGAGTGCGATTGCGCCATTAAACTTTTTGCTGTCTCATAGTCACCTTCTTTCGCCTTTTTTAATGCAGTATAAGCTAAG
It includes:
- the chbA gene encoding PTS N,N'-diacetylchitobiose transporter subunit IIA — protein: MFELNDIQDDTATDELEEVVMGLIINSGQARSLAYTALKKAKEGDYETAKSLMAQSHSSLNEAHKVQTQLIESDMGEGRIKVSLVLVHAQDHLMNAMLARELITELIELHEKLNH